A section of the Triticum dicoccoides isolate Atlit2015 ecotype Zavitan chromosome 7A, WEW_v2.0, whole genome shotgun sequence genome encodes:
- the LOC119329296 gene encoding probable tyrosine-protein phosphatase DSP2: protein MKLEIMPRQRALEAGQREEAMEMSGLELWKHEKPPKIFPMPPPLPPLLAAAGAGGYDEATLVPPLNFAMVDDGIYRSGFPAAANFRFLKSLNLRSIVYLCPEPYPEINTEFLEKNGIKLHQFGIEGRKEPFVEIPDEKIREALKVVLDVRNQPLLIHCKRGKHRTGCVVGCMRKLQKWCLSSVFDEYQRFAAAKVRSTDLRFMELFDVASLKHLTNSHC from the exons ATGAAGCTGGAAATCATGCCCAGGCAGAGGGCCCTGGAGGCGGGGCAGCGGGAGGAGGCCATGGAGATGAGCGGCCTCGAGCTGTGGAAGCACGAGAAGCCCCCCAAGATCTTCCCCATgcccccgccgctgccgccgctgctggCGGCGGCCGGGGCGGGGGGCTACGACGAGGCCACGCTCGTGCCGCCGCTCAACTTCGCCATGGTCGACGACGGCATCTACCGCTCCGGCTTCCCGGCCGCCGCCAACTTCCGCTTCCTCAAGTCCCTCAACCTCCGCTCCATCGT GTACCTCTGCCCGGAGCCGTACCCGGAGATTAACACGGAGTTCCTCGAGAAGAACGGAATCAAGCTCCACCAGTTTGGAATCGAGGGCCGCAAG GAACCATTCGTCGAGATACCCGATGAGAAAATCCGGGAGGCGCTTAAAGTTGTCCTAG ATGTAAGAAATCAGCCATTACTTATTCACTGCAAGAGAGGCAAG CACCGAACTGGATGCGTCGTCGGTTGCATGAGGAAGTTGCAGAAATGGTGCCTGTCTTCGGTCTTCGACGAGTACCAGCGCTTCGCCGCTGCGAAAGTGAGGAGCACCGACCTGAGATTCATGGAGCTGTTCGACGTCGCGAGCTTGAAGCACCTGACCAACTCACATTGTTAA